Proteins found in one Cobetia sp. L2A1 genomic segment:
- a CDS encoding urate hydroxylase PuuD encodes MSAYLLDWAMLLTRWLHVMAGIAWIGASFFFIWLDNRRQPARHAVDGRPGGELWAVHGGGLYHLFRHDGVSETLPSEIHWFKWEAYVTWLSGMGLFTLIYLLQPQAYLIDPRVFEMSGTLAVCSALGLLVGGWLGYEAICRSPLKRNAGGLFVAVGVWLTLAAWLATELFSGRAAFLLMGALMGSIMAGNVFNVIIPGQKALLAAAQRGETPDPMHGQRAKQRSVHNTFITLPAVLMMISNHYPLLYANEYRLGVILLLLVTGGLIRIATVDHHKGVKRLWVPVGALLALIGVIVLCAPRPQAVSPATESSEPVAASGTVGEQGALREQVTHIIEQRCAGCHSDTPNLIGLTAPAAGVAFNGWEDIQRQALRIHQRTVVDKSMPLANMTQMTDAERQMLDDWWKASQ; translated from the coding sequence ATGAGTGCATATCTACTCGATTGGGCGATGCTGCTGACGCGCTGGCTGCACGTGATGGCGGGCATTGCCTGGATTGGTGCGTCGTTCTTCTTCATCTGGCTCGACAATCGTCGTCAGCCTGCCCGCCATGCGGTCGATGGGCGTCCGGGGGGTGAGTTGTGGGCCGTGCATGGCGGTGGGCTTTATCATCTGTTTCGCCATGATGGGGTCAGTGAAACACTGCCCAGCGAGATTCACTGGTTCAAGTGGGAGGCCTACGTCACCTGGCTTTCTGGCATGGGGCTTTTCACGCTGATCTACCTGTTGCAGCCGCAGGCCTATCTGATAGACCCACGCGTGTTCGAGATGAGCGGTACCCTGGCCGTGTGCAGTGCTCTGGGGCTGCTGGTCGGCGGCTGGCTGGGCTACGAAGCGATCTGTCGCAGCCCACTCAAGCGCAATGCCGGTGGCCTGTTCGTGGCGGTCGGTGTGTGGCTGACACTGGCGGCCTGGCTCGCCACGGAGCTGTTTTCCGGACGCGCCGCCTTCCTGCTGATGGGGGCACTGATGGGCAGCATCATGGCGGGCAATGTCTTCAACGTGATCATTCCGGGACAGAAGGCGTTGCTGGCGGCAGCGCAGCGCGGTGAAACGCCTGATCCCATGCATGGTCAGCGGGCCAAGCAGCGTTCGGTTCACAACACCTTCATCACGCTACCTGCCGTACTGATGATGATCAGCAATCACTACCCGCTGCTGTATGCCAACGAGTATCGCCTCGGTGTCATTCTGCTGCTGCTGGTGACCGGTGGCCTGATACGCATCGCCACGGTAGACCATCACAAGGGCGTCAAGCGTCTCTGGGTACCCGTGGGGGCATTGCTGGCGCTGATCGGCGTGATCGTGCTGTGCGCACCGCGGCCGCAGGCCGTATCGCCAGCCACCGAGTCGTCCGAGCCAGTGGCGGCCAGTGGCACTGTCGGAGAACAGGGCGCGCTGCGCGAGCAGGTCACCCATATCATCGAGCAGCGCTGCGCAGGCTGTCACAGCGACACGCCCAACTTGATCGGCCTGACGGCGCCGGCGGCCGGCGTGGCTTTCAATGGCTGGGAGGATATCCAGCGCCAGGCCCTGCGTATCCATCAGCGTACGGTGGTCGACAAGAGCATGCCGCTGGCCAACATGACGCAGATGACCGATGCCGAGCGCCAGATGCTGGATGACTGGTGGAAGGCAAGTCAGTGA
- a CDS encoding allantoate amidohydrolase, which translates to MSDAGQSLIQDTIAPLESAADVLAACDALAAISRSDSGIDRRYLTREHAGANAMMAAWLGAAGLRSWQDGAGNQWGCWCPATLVGEPDVPRLVIGSHLDSVPDAGRYDGILGVLLGIAALTHFQSQATHHDKTLPFALEVVGFGDEEGVRFGATLLGSHAIAGGWQPEWEALKDEDGMSLRDALQAFGLSGQTAAQASLQSTPPLGYLEVHIEQGPVLEAENLALGTVTGIAGARRFAVNFVGQAGHAGTTPMAMRQDALCAAAEWALAVEALARDVQQGKRSDMPDHSLVATVGCCELHPGAVNVIPGGATLSLDIRALDDAQRDRALDELLSTAEGIATRRGIRVTHQQTHAADAVACDAHLMKAVDAGIASTGQPAFRLPSGAGHDAMAISHLCPVGMLFLRCERGISHHPLEAVNEEDVARALAALIASIESLAAEQGSQ; encoded by the coding sequence ATGAGCGATGCCGGACAGTCGCTCATACAGGACACCATCGCACCACTGGAAAGCGCAGCAGACGTGCTGGCAGCCTGTGATGCGTTGGCCGCGATCTCGCGCAGTGACAGTGGAATCGATCGCCGCTATCTCACGCGGGAACACGCCGGAGCCAACGCGATGATGGCAGCCTGGCTGGGGGCGGCTGGCTTGCGCAGCTGGCAGGATGGTGCGGGCAACCAGTGGGGCTGCTGGTGCCCTGCAACGCTGGTGGGAGAACCTGATGTGCCTCGGTTGGTGATCGGCTCGCATCTGGACAGCGTGCCGGACGCCGGGCGTTACGACGGCATTCTGGGAGTGCTGCTGGGTATTGCGGCGCTGACGCACTTTCAGTCTCAAGCCACGCATCACGACAAGACACTGCCTTTTGCGCTGGAAGTGGTGGGCTTCGGCGATGAGGAAGGGGTTCGCTTCGGGGCGACGCTCTTGGGCAGTCATGCGATCGCCGGCGGCTGGCAGCCCGAGTGGGAAGCGCTCAAGGATGAGGATGGCATGAGTCTGCGTGATGCGCTTCAGGCGTTTGGTCTTTCGGGGCAGACGGCGGCGCAAGCCTCATTGCAGAGCACGCCACCGCTGGGGTATCTGGAAGTCCATATCGAGCAGGGCCCGGTGTTGGAAGCCGAGAATCTGGCACTGGGTACGGTCACTGGCATCGCGGGGGCGCGGCGCTTTGCCGTCAATTTCGTGGGCCAGGCAGGTCATGCTGGCACCACGCCGATGGCCATGCGCCAGGATGCATTGTGCGCCGCCGCCGAGTGGGCGCTGGCGGTGGAAGCCTTGGCACGTGACGTGCAGCAGGGCAAGCGCAGTGACATGCCAGACCACTCATTGGTGGCGACCGTGGGGTGCTGTGAGCTGCACCCGGGGGCCGTCAATGTCATACCCGGCGGCGCCACGCTCAGTCTGGATATTCGCGCGCTGGATGATGCCCAGCGTGACCGGGCGTTGGATGAGTTGCTGAGCACGGCAGAGGGCATCGCGACACGGCGTGGTATCCGCGTGACGCATCAGCAAACCCATGCGGCGGATGCGGTCGCCTGTGATGCCCATTTGATGAAGGCGGTCGACGCGGGGATTGCATCGACAGGGCAACCTGCCTTCCGGCTGCCAAGTGGTGCGGGTCACGATGCGATGGCGATCAGCCACCTGTGCCCAGTAGGCATGCTGTTTCTGCGCTGCGAACGCGGTATCAGCCACCATCCGTTGGAAGCGGTGAACGAAGAAGATGTCGCGCGTGCACTTGCAGCCCTGATTGCGAGTATCGAGTCACTGGCTGCGGAGCAGGGCAGTCAGTGA
- a CDS encoding 7-cyano-7-deazaguanine/7-aminomethyl-7-deazaguanine transporter, with amino-acid sequence MLILSDAQSRRALIALSLFHIMIITASNYLVQLPMTLFGFHTTWGAFSFPFIFLATDLTVRLFGKHHARRIIALVMLPALVISYMLSVMFQGGSFAGIEALGDFNLFVARIALASFIAYVIGQLLDIQVFDRLRRNAHWWVAPMASTLFGNLADTFAFFSVAFRNGPDGFMAAHWIEIAWVDYAIKLAISLLLFLPMYGLLLNWLSRTLVAKGLVASREGV; translated from the coding sequence ATGTTGATCCTCTCCGACGCCCAATCGCGGCGTGCGCTGATTGCACTTTCCCTGTTTCATATCATGATCATCACCGCCAGCAACTATCTGGTGCAGCTGCCGATGACCCTGTTTGGCTTCCACACCACGTGGGGGGCCTTCAGCTTCCCATTTATCTTCCTGGCGACAGATCTCACCGTGCGGCTATTCGGCAAGCATCATGCACGTCGTATCATTGCCCTGGTGATGCTACCAGCACTGGTGATCAGCTATATGTTGTCAGTGATGTTTCAGGGAGGAAGCTTCGCGGGCATTGAAGCGCTGGGCGACTTCAATCTGTTCGTGGCACGCATTGCGCTGGCAAGTTTCATTGCTTACGTGATTGGCCAATTGCTCGATATTCAGGTATTTGATCGGCTACGCCGCAATGCGCATTGGTGGGTAGCGCCGATGGCCTCGACGCTCTTCGGGAATCTGGCCGACACCTTCGCCTTCTTCTCGGTAGCATTCCGTAATGGGCCAGATGGTTTCATGGCAGCGCATTGGATCGAAATTGCCTGGGTGGATTACGCCATCAAGTTGGCCATCTCTTTGCTATTATTTTTGCCCATGTACGGCCTGCTGCTGAACTGGCTGAGTCGTACCCTGGTGGCCAAAGGTCTGGTGGCGAGTCGTGAAGGGGTCTGA
- the uraH gene encoding hydroxyisourate hydrolase, which yields MPRLTTHVLNQAEGIAGSGVCVVLELKTVEGSFQEIARRVTNTDGRLDAPLLDDDQPGDYRLSFMIGDYFATRPCGKGMLTRVPVEFALEAAGHYHIPLLVTPWAYSVYRGS from the coding sequence ATGCCTAGACTTACTACTCACGTACTCAATCAGGCCGAAGGCATTGCTGGCAGTGGGGTCTGTGTCGTACTGGAGCTCAAGACTGTCGAGGGCAGTTTTCAAGAAATCGCCCGACGCGTCACCAATACTGACGGGCGCCTCGATGCCCCTCTTCTTGATGATGACCAGCCCGGCGACTATCGCCTCAGCTTCATGATTGGCGATTATTTTGCCACGCGCCCCTGTGGCAAGGGCATGCTGACCCGTGTGCCCGTCGAGTTCGCGCTTGAGGCTGCAGGTCACTACCACATCCCGCTGCTGGTCACGCCGTGGGCCTACAGCGTCTATCGCGGCAGCTAA
- a CDS encoding ParA family protein — protein MRIVALYSIKGGVGKTASAINLAHSAAACGLRVLLWDLDPQAAATFYVRTKPRIKGGIEKLVKGKQEMARVIRATEYEGLDILPAEFSYRHLDHILEDEKRSRLRKLLKPIRDDYDLVVLDCPPSISSLSEQVFAAADALLVPLIPTVLSLRTLEQLNTCLAELDLDAQVWPFFTLVDRRKTLHKNVMSSLKKDYPLQLSANIPYSSVVERMGIERAPIAVYSRTSAPAVSYRELWQEVAQRLGLPEAPAS, from the coding sequence ATGAGAATCGTGGCGCTATACAGCATCAAGGGTGGCGTGGGCAAAACGGCCTCGGCCATCAACCTTGCTCATTCGGCAGCAGCTTGTGGTCTTCGCGTACTTCTGTGGGATCTTGACCCTCAGGCTGCGGCCACCTTCTATGTGCGTACCAAGCCGCGCATAAAGGGAGGTATCGAGAAGCTGGTCAAGGGCAAGCAGGAGATGGCGCGAGTGATCCGCGCTACGGAGTACGAAGGGCTGGATATCCTGCCCGCCGAGTTCTCCTACCGGCACCTGGATCATATTCTCGAGGATGAGAAGCGCTCACGACTGCGTAAGCTGCTGAAACCGATTCGTGATGATTATGACCTGGTGGTGCTGGATTGCCCGCCGAGTATTTCCAGTCTATCGGAGCAGGTCTTTGCGGCGGCCGATGCGTTGCTTGTACCGCTGATTCCGACGGTGCTGTCACTGCGCACGCTTGAGCAGCTCAATACCTGCCTGGCGGAGTTGGATCTGGATGCTCAGGTGTGGCCGTTCTTTACGCTGGTTGATCGCCGCAAGACATTGCACAAGAACGTGATGTCATCACTCAAAAAGGATTATCCGCTGCAATTGAGCGCCAATATTCCTTATTCGAGTGTGGTCGAGCGGATGGGGATCGAACGCGCACCGATAGCCGTTTATTCGCGTACCAGCGCACCTGCAGTCAGCTATCGTGAATTGTGGCAAGAGGTTGCCCAGCGTCTTGGCTTGCCAGAGGCGCCTGCGAGCTGA
- a CDS encoding alanine/glycine:cation symporter family protein, which yields MSETTSIIPAPILALIDAGNGLLWGSVLIYLLIGAGIFFTVMTKGIQFRYFGHMWKLLATSRQGSEGGISSFQALATSLAARVGTGNLAGVAVAISLGGPGAIFWMWMTALVGMSTSFIESTLAQAYKVPHDDKTFRGGPAYYIEKGLGQRWMAVLFSIFLIIAFGLAFNSVQSNSIALAMEQAFSVPPWIMGIVLVVVMIPIIFGGMKRVTRTAELIVPIMAILYLLLAIFVVVMNINELPQAVATIFRSAFGLEQAAGGALGYTIAQAMMNGIKRGLFSNEAGMGSAPNAAAMATTKHPASQGFVQMLGVFIDTLVICTATAAIIIMSGTLQSGSDADGIQITQAALTSQVGSWGGGFIAIAILLFAFTSLVANYSYGESNIEYISGKKNAKPVIMIYRFAVLGMVMLGAVASLKNIWNFADLSMGMMALINLIAILLLSPLAFRIFKDYDRQHKAGKEPTFDPDQFPELKGKIDSSIWKK from the coding sequence ATGTCGGAAACTACTTCCATCATTCCAGCGCCGATTCTCGCGCTGATCGACGCTGGCAACGGCCTGCTGTGGGGCAGTGTGCTGATTTACCTGCTCATCGGTGCAGGCATCTTCTTCACTGTCATGACCAAGGGCATCCAGTTCCGTTACTTCGGCCACATGTGGAAGCTGCTGGCCACTTCTCGTCAAGGCAGTGAAGGGGGCATCTCTTCCTTCCAGGCGCTGGCAACATCACTGGCCGCACGTGTCGGTACCGGTAATCTGGCGGGCGTGGCCGTCGCCATCTCTTTGGGTGGCCCGGGCGCTATCTTCTGGATGTGGATGACAGCACTGGTCGGCATGTCCACCAGCTTCATCGAGTCCACTCTCGCGCAGGCCTACAAGGTGCCTCACGATGACAAGACCTTCCGCGGTGGACCGGCATATTACATTGAGAAAGGCCTGGGGCAGCGTTGGATGGCAGTGCTGTTCTCCATCTTCCTGATCATCGCTTTCGGCCTTGCCTTCAACTCCGTGCAATCCAACTCCATCGCTCTGGCCATGGAACAGGCCTTCAGTGTGCCGCCGTGGATCATGGGTATCGTGCTGGTCGTGGTGATGATTCCGATCATCTTCGGTGGCATGAAGCGCGTGACGCGTACCGCAGAACTGATCGTGCCAATCATGGCGATTCTCTATCTTCTGCTCGCCATCTTCGTCGTCGTCATGAATATCAATGAGCTACCGCAGGCCGTGGCCACCATCTTCCGCAGTGCCTTCGGTCTTGAGCAGGCCGCCGGCGGCGCGCTGGGCTACACCATCGCCCAGGCGATGATGAACGGCATCAAGCGGGGCCTGTTTTCCAACGAAGCGGGTATGGGGTCCGCTCCGAACGCAGCCGCCATGGCGACCACCAAGCACCCAGCCTCACAGGGCTTCGTGCAGATGCTGGGCGTGTTCATCGATACGCTGGTGATCTGTACCGCGACAGCGGCCATCATCATCATGAGTGGTACATTGCAGTCCGGTAGCGACGCAGATGGCATCCAGATCACTCAGGCTGCACTGACCTCTCAGGTCGGCAGCTGGGGAGGCGGCTTCATCGCGATTGCGATCCTGTTGTTTGCCTTTACCTCGCTGGTCGCTAACTACTCCTATGGCGAGTCGAACATCGAGTACATCTCTGGCAAGAAGAACGCCAAGCCGGTCATCATGATCTATCGCTTTGCCGTGTTGGGCATGGTCATGCTGGGGGCTGTCGCGAGCCTCAAGAACATCTGGAACTTCGCTGACCTGTCGATGGGCATGATGGCGCTGATCAACCTGATCGCCATTCTGCTGCTGTCGCCGCTGGCCTTCCGGATCTTCAAGGATTACGACCGTCAGCATAAGGCAGGCAAGGAACCGACCTTTGATCCGGACCAGTTCCCGGAACTCAAGGGCAAGATCGATTCGAGCATCTGGAAGAAGTAA
- a CDS encoding TetR/AcrR family transcriptional regulator — protein sequence MSDASAPTPALSSTRTRPHPAGRGKAEDWLDAAYHQLLEAGVDSVRVMTLAKTLALSRTSFYWGFKDREALLDALLARWDTTNTAGLLQQCERYAATVVEAMLNVFDCWLDEALFDSRFELAIRNWAAQNDAVADAVALADTARIAALTQMLVRFGQPAQLANVRARTIYLTQIGYLSMRTRESTEERIGRMAEYVEVFVGEPCQPDDLARFAARHTG from the coding sequence ATGTCAGATGCCAGCGCCCCCACGCCTGCCCTCTCAAGCACACGGACACGACCGCATCCCGCTGGGCGTGGCAAGGCAGAGGATTGGCTGGACGCCGCCTATCATCAGCTGCTCGAGGCAGGGGTCGATTCGGTACGGGTGATGACGCTCGCCAAGACCTTGGCACTGTCACGCACCAGCTTCTACTGGGGTTTCAAGGACCGCGAAGCGCTGCTCGACGCCCTGCTCGCCCGCTGGGACACGACCAATACCGCCGGGCTGCTACAGCAATGTGAGCGCTACGCGGCCACGGTCGTCGAGGCCATGCTCAACGTCTTTGATTGTTGGCTGGATGAGGCATTGTTCGACTCGCGCTTCGAGCTGGCGATCCGCAATTGGGCGGCCCAGAATGACGCGGTCGCAGATGCCGTCGCGCTGGCAGACACTGCCCGTATCGCCGCGCTGACCCAGATGCTGGTGCGCTTCGGGCAACCGGCGCAGCTCGCCAATGTGCGTGCCCGCACCATCTATCTCACCCAGATCGGTTACCTCTCGATGCGCACGCGGGAAAGCACCGAGGAGCGCATCGGCCGCATGGCGGAATATGTGGAAGTGTTCGTTGGCGAGCCTTGTCAACCCGACGACCTTGCGCGGTTTGCCGCGCGCCACACGGGCTGA
- a CDS encoding inositol monophosphatase family protein, whose translation MTLEQRLERATELARMAGERMIKAREEQGFAHHYKKGDELVTDIDVAIDTFLAEALETEFPEDARLTEELSPERDVIGTKGGLWVIDPIDGTVNFAHGLRHVAVSIAWCERGKVQMGVVHAPFLGETFTAIRGKGAWLNGESISVSGMEEMSRALVATGFPYNRDSRPPLLKRLSAMLLVCQDVRRNGSAALDLCDVACGRLDAYYETVLPWDFAAGLLIAREAGARTGHLYRCPDGIPEDLYGENIVVSTPALHAPLKQLLENADATSGLPGL comes from the coding sequence ATGACGCTGGAACAACGCCTGGAACGCGCAACGGAGCTGGCCAGAATGGCCGGTGAACGAATGATAAAGGCGCGTGAGGAACAAGGGTTCGCTCACCACTACAAGAAAGGCGATGAGCTAGTCACCGACATCGACGTAGCGATCGATACCTTCCTGGCGGAGGCGTTGGAGACCGAGTTCCCCGAAGATGCCCGTCTGACCGAAGAGCTTTCCCCGGAGCGCGACGTCATTGGTACCAAGGGCGGTCTTTGGGTAATAGACCCCATCGATGGCACCGTCAATTTCGCACATGGCTTGCGCCATGTCGCGGTCTCCATCGCCTGGTGCGAACGAGGCAAGGTACAGATGGGTGTCGTTCACGCCCCCTTCCTGGGAGAAACCTTTACCGCGATTCGCGGCAAGGGTGCCTGGCTCAATGGCGAGTCGATCTCGGTCAGCGGCATGGAAGAAATGAGTCGAGCGTTGGTTGCCACGGGCTTCCCGTACAACCGTGACAGCCGCCCACCGCTGCTCAAGCGTCTCTCTGCCATGCTGCTGGTCTGTCAGGATGTGCGTCGCAATGGCAGTGCCGCCCTGGACCTGTGCGATGTGGCCTGCGGACGTCTGGACGCCTATTACGAGACAGTGCTGCCGTGGGACTTTGCTGCGGGCCTGCTGATAGCACGTGAAGCCGGCGCACGCACGGGCCACCTTTATCGCTGCCCGGATGGCATTCCTGAAGATCTGTACGGCGAAAATATAGTCGTCAGTACGCCTGCGCTGCATGCCCCCCTAAAACAATTATTGGAAAACGCGGATGCAACCTCTGGCTTACCGGGGCTCTAA
- a CDS encoding pyridoxal-phosphate-dependent aminotransferase family protein codes for MNTTFDQIHPPQRLLMGPGPINADPRVLRALSAPLIGQYDPAMTQYMNETMQLYREVFVTDNAATLLIDGTSRAGIEAVLVSLIQPGERVLVPIFGRFGHLLREIAERCGAEVHVIECTWGEVFRPEQVEAAIREVKPQLLALVQGDTSTTLCQPLEEIGAICRREDVLFYTDATASLAGNPLNTDAWGLDAVTAGLQKCLAGPSGSSPLTLSPRAVEVIHGRRHVEAGISSGSDRLAEPGARIRSNYFDLSMILDYWGELRLNHHTEATSMLYGARECARLLVNEGMDNAIARHALHGQAMVEGLKGLGLEMFGDQAHRMNNVSAVMIPAGLDGEGLRRSMLEDFGIEIGTSFGPLHGKVWRFGVMGYNARRDTVLTTLSALEQTLRRGGVSVLAGGGVGAALDFYQDYQEPPAESGTAHTPGGES; via the coding sequence GTGAACACGACGTTTGACCAGATTCATCCTCCCCAGCGTTTACTGATGGGCCCTGGCCCCATCAATGCTGATCCGCGTGTGTTGCGTGCACTCTCTGCACCGCTGATCGGTCAATACGATCCGGCCATGACGCAGTACATGAACGAGACCATGCAGCTCTATCGCGAGGTCTTTGTCACTGACAATGCCGCGACGCTACTGATCGATGGCACTTCACGCGCTGGCATCGAAGCTGTGCTGGTGTCACTGATTCAGCCGGGTGAGCGAGTGCTGGTGCCGATATTTGGACGTTTCGGCCATCTGCTGCGTGAGATTGCCGAGCGCTGCGGTGCCGAGGTGCATGTGATCGAATGTACTTGGGGTGAGGTCTTCCGGCCGGAGCAGGTCGAGGCAGCGATCCGTGAGGTCAAGCCACAATTGTTGGCACTGGTACAGGGCGATACCTCCACCACCTTATGCCAACCGCTCGAGGAGATCGGTGCGATCTGTCGCCGTGAAGACGTGCTGTTCTATACCGATGCCACCGCTTCTCTGGCGGGTAATCCGCTCAACACTGATGCGTGGGGATTGGACGCCGTGACGGCTGGCTTGCAGAAGTGTCTGGCGGGCCCCTCGGGCAGCTCACCACTGACGCTCTCTCCGCGTGCTGTTGAGGTGATACACGGGCGTCGACATGTGGAGGCGGGCATCAGTAGCGGCAGTGATCGTCTGGCGGAGCCCGGTGCCCGTATTCGCTCCAACTATTTCGACCTGTCGATGATTCTCGATTACTGGGGGGAACTGCGTCTGAATCATCATACCGAGGCGACCAGCATGCTGTATGGCGCTCGTGAGTGCGCGCGGCTGTTGGTCAATGAAGGCATGGACAACGCCATCGCCCGACATGCTCTGCATGGGCAGGCGATGGTAGAAGGGCTTAAGGGCCTGGGTCTCGAGATGTTCGGGGATCAAGCGCATCGCATGAACAACGTCAGCGCGGTGATGATACCGGCGGGACTGGATGGCGAGGGCCTGCGTCGCAGCATGCTGGAAGATTTTGGCATCGAGATCGGCACCAGCTTTGGCCCGCTGCATGGCAAGGTCTGGCGTTTTGGCGTGATGGGGTACAACGCACGACGTGACACCGTGCTGACGACCCTTTCCGCGCTTGAGCAGACCCTGCGTCGTGGGGGTGTCAGTGTCCTGGCGGGAGGCGGAGTCGGCGCGGCGCTGGACTTCTACCAGGATTATCAGGAGCCACCTGCCGAGAGTGGTACTGCACACACCCCGGGAGGCGAGTCATGA
- the uraD gene encoding 2-oxo-4-hydroxy-4-carboxy-5-ureidoimidazoline decarboxylase has product MPIETPMQYIVMLDTLNGLPPEALARRLSGLYEHSDWVVERAASERPFHSPEVLLNACAQAVRAASHAEQRELILAHPELAVAKLDTLSQASQDEQRGAGLDQLDDATRERFITANAAYQTRHQIPFIICVKEHSAASLLNELERRLPHTTEAEFSEALAQIDAIAAVRLPAMLSAD; this is encoded by the coding sequence ATGCCAATCGAGACACCAATGCAGTACATCGTGATGCTGGACACGCTTAACGGCTTGCCGCCAGAAGCATTGGCCCGTCGCTTGAGCGGATTGTATGAGCACTCCGATTGGGTAGTGGAGCGCGCCGCCAGTGAACGGCCCTTCCATAGCCCGGAGGTGCTGCTCAACGCCTGCGCCCAGGCAGTGCGTGCTGCCAGTCATGCTGAGCAACGCGAGCTGATTCTCGCGCATCCCGAACTAGCCGTTGCCAAGCTAGACACATTGTCTCAAGCCTCGCAGGACGAGCAACGTGGCGCAGGACTGGATCAACTTGACGACGCCACACGCGAGCGGTTCATTACTGCCAATGCCGCCTATCAGACACGCCACCAGATACCGTTCATCATCTGTGTAAAAGAGCACAGTGCAGCAAGTCTCCTGAATGAGCTGGAGAGGCGCTTACCGCACACTACCGAGGCTGAATTCTCTGAGGCACTGGCGCAGATTGATGCGATTGCCGCGGTGAGACTTCCTGCCATGCTGTCAGCCGATTAG